One Eubacterium sp. AB3007 genomic window, TTTTGATCCGGAGGCGGTCATCGATCCCATGGAAGGGGTTTATCATCTGCTGAAGGCTACCGGTCAGATGCGGCAGGTTCTTCCGCGGGATCTGCTGTTTGTGGGGACCGGACTGGGTTGGTTCGGACCCTTTGGGGCCAACGTGGCCGCAGGCTGCATCGAGGAAGGTTGGTTCGACATCGCAGGGTTTGGCCGCAACATCATGGCGGATAACCGTTTCATCCCGAACCTGCTTGAGCGGGGCTTTGTGGACAGAGACAGCCTGTGCGTAGGGTGCGACAGCTGCTACAAGCTGTTCTTTGCCGGGCTTCCCACTGGCTGCCCGGTGCACAGAGAGGCTTACAAGCCCCTGTTCCGGTCGCTGGAGAACAAGGGTGCGGTTACGATATACTGATAATCATAACAAGAGGTGTGACATGATCAGGATCTTTGAAAATGGGAAGATTTTTACTTCCAATAGCGAGCAGCTGTATGTGGAGTCGATGGTTGTGGAAGATGGCCGCATCACGTGGACCGGCACCGGAGAAGAAATGCCGGAGTTGAAGGCGGACGAACGCATCGACCTCGCAGGACGGACCGTGATTCCGGGGTTCGTAGATGCCCATATGCACCCGATGATGCTGGCGGAGTACAGCAGGCAGATCGCCTGTCTGCCTCCCACCGTCAACTCCATAGAGGACCTGAAAGGCGAGATCCGCCGCGTCTACGAGGAGATGGAGAGCAAGACCGATCCACTCCGCCCGGAAGACAAGGCGCAGCAATGGATCCGCGGCTGGGGCTACGACGAGGGGAAATACGCCGAGAAGCGTTCCCCCAACCGTTGGGATCTGGACGAGGCCTCGCCAGACAGGCCGGTGTTCCTGGTGCGAAGCTGTGAGCATATCCGTTGTGTTAACAGTAAGGCGCTGGAAATCGCCGGCATCACCAAAGATACGCCGGATCCTCAGGGCGGCGAGATCGAGAGGGACGCAAACGGTGAGCCGACCGGCGTCCTGAAGGAAAACGCCAGGGATCTGGTCCTGCCGTTCATGCCAGAGGAGACCGAAGAAGAGATGGTGGATGCCCTGGTTGATCTGGGAGATCTGCTTACCTCCCAGGGGATCGTGGCGGTAGCGGACATGGGAAACCTTCACGAGGGCGGCAACTACGAGATCTTTGAGAAAGCTGCGGCAAAGGGTTTTCGCCAACGGGCGAGCCTCTACTATATGTGGGATTACTTCATGGATGATCCCGATTTTGACATCACCCCGGAGCTCATGGACTACCACAGGCCTCTGCGCATCGCCGGGCTGAAGCTCATCGGCGACGGCAGCATCAGCGGCCAGACGGCATGGCTGTACGAGCCGTATATGAACAGCGAGAACGTGGGCCTTCCGGTGTATTCCGACGAGAGTCTGGAGAAGGCCATCGACTACGCCAAGGCACACGGCTGCCAGATCTCAGTCCACGCCATGGGCGGTCGGGCCATCGACCGGGTAGTGGATCGACTCTACGAGGAAGAGGACTGGACTGATGGAGGTGTTCCGTATCTGCGGGTAGAACATCTGACAGAACCGACCGAACGCGCCATGGAACGCGCCGCCGAGAAGGGTTTTGCTTTCGTCACACAGCCGATCTTTGAGTATTGCGAGATCGAGACCTACAGGGCAAATATGGAACAAGACAGACTGGAGCATATCTATCCCAGCCGCACCATGCTGGACAAGGGGGTGAAACTGGCGTTTTCTACCGATGCGCCAGCGACTTCCTGGGCGATTCCCTCGGAGCCCTTCTCCAACCTGAAGTCAGCGGTGACGAGAGTGGCTTACGACGGTACCGACATCGGACAGAGCGAGAGGGTAGACATCGAGACCGCCATACTCCTCTACACCAGGGAAGCTGCCGAAGTCAGCGGGTTTGGCGGCCTGGGCATGCTGGCGCCGGGGTATGAGGCGGACTTCGCCGTACTGAGCGAGGATATCTTCAGCATCCCCGCCTCCCGAATCGACCAGGTCACGGTGGAGGAGACCTGGATGAATGGAGAACAGGTATACCGGGCTCAATAAGGAACCGACGACCAATCGTAATGTGCTGCAAATAGTCCGGCTAGCCGGACTATTTTGTGTTCAAAGGTGGATCATGGACAAAACAAAATTTCGAAAAACCATATATGTGGCGTTCTTCGTCTCTATCGCGGCGCAGATCAATCTGAACATCCTGACGGAGGGATTCATCGTGGCCCTGTCTGTGATGGTGATGGCTATCTTTATCTATTGCTATGAGGATCTATCGGCAGCTTACATCGCCTGCTTGTCCGGTGTTTTCTCCCCTCTGTTTAGAGTGGTCACCACCTACCTGTCGGAAGGTTC contains:
- a CDS encoding amidohydrolase produces the protein MIRIFENGKIFTSNSEQLYVESMVVEDGRITWTGTGEEMPELKADERIDLAGRTVIPGFVDAHMHPMMLAEYSRQIACLPPTVNSIEDLKGEIRRVYEEMESKTDPLRPEDKAQQWIRGWGYDEGKYAEKRSPNRWDLDEASPDRPVFLVRSCEHIRCVNSKALEIAGITKDTPDPQGGEIERDANGEPTGVLKENARDLVLPFMPEETEEEMVDALVDLGDLLTSQGIVAVADMGNLHEGGNYEIFEKAAAKGFRQRASLYYMWDYFMDDPDFDITPELMDYHRPLRIAGLKLIGDGSISGQTAWLYEPYMNSENVGLPVYSDESLEKAIDYAKAHGCQISVHAMGGRAIDRVVDRLYEEEDWTDGGVPYLRVEHLTEPTERAMERAAEKGFAFVTQPIFEYCEIETYRANMEQDRLEHIYPSRTMLDKGVKLAFSTDAPATSWAIPSEPFSNLKSAVTRVAYDGTDIGQSERVDIETAILLYTREAAEVSGFGGLGMLAPGYEADFAVLSEDIFSIPASRIDQVTVEETWMNGEQVYRAQ